The proteins below come from a single Acaryochloris sp. CCMEE 5410 genomic window:
- a CDS encoding ABC transporter substrate-binding protein: MAFLRRWVAWSLVLVVAIALPGCSLSQFKTQTARVPQYVDVLLSAPKTFNSSQSKEANNVFGLIYEGLTTQNGLTGEIEPALAESWEFSADKLKIIFTLRPNLKWSDGAPLTADDVVFSYNDVYLNEAIPTDTRDVLRIGKSRALPKVKKLDDQRVEFSIPEPFAPFLRTAGAVDILPAHALKKLVDTPDRKGNPQFISAWGVDTDPSEIIVNGPYQLESYETNQRVVFRRNPFYWRYQIPGRANGNIERIIWKIVESPDTALLQFRSGGLDSVGVRASTFSLLKREEKAGNFTIYEGGPDFGTTFVFFNLNRGRRNNKPLVNPVKSRWFNNVKFRQAVAYAIDRDRMLANTYQGLGLPQNSPISVQSPYYLSPEEGLKVYNYDLEKAKQLLKEAGFTTKNRGQLFDDKGNPVRFTLMAPAGSTLGSQIKQDLSKVGIKVDYTPIAFNTMVDKLDDSLDWDCALLGLTGGLEPNTGANVWSPEGGLHMFNQKPQPPSEPIQGFTVSDWEQEIADLYIEGAQEIDEAKRKAIYAKTQQIAQEYLPFIYLINPLALAAVRNDFEGTQYTALGKVTWNIHDIREVRE; this comes from the coding sequence ATGGCTTTTCTGCGACGATGGGTGGCTTGGAGTTTGGTATTGGTAGTTGCGATCGCACTCCCTGGCTGTAGCCTCTCCCAATTCAAAACCCAAACAGCACGGGTTCCCCAGTATGTTGATGTCCTGCTGAGTGCCCCTAAAACGTTTAATTCCTCCCAAAGTAAAGAAGCCAACAATGTCTTCGGCTTAATTTATGAAGGGCTAACCACCCAGAATGGTCTGACGGGTGAGATTGAGCCTGCCCTCGCAGAGTCTTGGGAATTCTCGGCCGATAAACTCAAAATTATCTTTACCCTCCGACCGAATCTGAAATGGTCAGATGGGGCTCCCTTAACGGCGGACGATGTTGTTTTTTCCTATAACGATGTCTACCTGAATGAAGCTATTCCAACTGATACTCGCGATGTACTCAGAATTGGAAAAAGTCGGGCTTTACCCAAAGTTAAAAAATTAGATGACCAGCGAGTTGAGTTTTCTATCCCAGAACCTTTCGCTCCTTTTTTGCGGACTGCTGGGGCAGTCGATATTTTGCCAGCCCATGCCCTCAAGAAATTGGTGGATACGCCAGATCGCAAAGGTAATCCTCAATTTATTTCTGCTTGGGGGGTGGATACAGACCCGAGCGAAATTATTGTCAATGGACCTTACCAACTAGAATCCTATGAAACCAACCAGCGGGTTGTCTTTCGGCGCAACCCATTTTACTGGCGCTATCAAATCCCCGGTCGAGCCAACGGAAATATTGAGCGCATTATTTGGAAAATTGTGGAATCTCCTGATACAGCCCTTCTGCAATTTCGCTCAGGGGGGTTAGATTCTGTTGGAGTGCGAGCCAGTACCTTTTCTCTCCTAAAGCGAGAAGAAAAGGCTGGCAACTTCACCATCTATGAAGGGGGGCCCGATTTTGGGACAACCTTTGTTTTCTTTAATCTCAATCGAGGGCGCAGAAATAATAAGCCTCTGGTCAACCCCGTTAAGTCACGGTGGTTTAATAACGTTAAATTTCGCCAAGCAGTGGCCTATGCGATTGATCGGGATCGGATGTTGGCTAATACCTACCAAGGGTTAGGATTGCCCCAAAACTCTCCCATCTCTGTACAAAGTCCTTACTATCTGTCGCCCGAGGAAGGTCTCAAAGTTTACAACTACGATCTGGAGAAGGCCAAACAACTCCTGAAAGAAGCTGGGTTTACGACCAAAAATAGGGGACAACTCTTTGATGACAAAGGTAACCCCGTTCGTTTTACGCTGATGGCCCCGGCAGGGAGTACATTGGGATCTCAGATTAAGCAAGATTTATCGAAAGTTGGCATCAAGGTGGACTATACTCCCATCGCCTTCAACACGATGGTTGATAAGTTGGATGACTCTCTAGATTGGGACTGTGCCCTGTTGGGATTGACGGGTGGTTTAGAACCCAACACGGGGGCGAATGTCTGGTCTCCTGAAGGAGGCTTGCATATGTTTAATCAAAAACCCCAGCCCCCCAGTGAACCAATCCAAGGGTTTACAGTAAGTGACTGGGAACAGGAAATTGCCGATCTCTATATCGAAGGTGCTCAAGAGATCGATGAGGCCAAGCGAAAAGCGATTTATGCAAAGACCCAACAGATTGCCCAGGAGTACCTACCTTTCATTTACCTGATTAATCCGTTGGCCCTAGCAGCAGTCCGTAATGACTTTGAAGGTACTCAATATACGGCTTTAGGCAAAGTAACGTGGAATATTCATGATATTCGAGAGGTGAGAGAGTGA
- a CDS encoding cytochrome-c peroxidase, with the protein MTLQWHHGNRDKIHRFIVFWVVLAATLLIFLRGSEIAIADEGPNLALFGPPLPENFYPQQQPADPELVDLGRSLYFEKRLSKNQDISCNSCHQLDRYGVDNQPFSPGHKGQLGGRNSPSVYNAAAHVAQFWDGRAADVEAQAKGPILNPVEMAMPSEAQVLKVLNSMPEYVEAFATAFPNDKQSVTYDHLGQAIGAFERGLVTPAPFDRYFAGDQTALNAKQKRGLTLFVDAGCAQCHNGTYFGGNTYQKAGRVNPWPNQDDQGRYKVTGDEYDRMLFKVPSLRNVAKTGPYFHDGSVKSLKAAVVQMANTQLGKDLSNAEAGDIVAFLESLTGEPPADYIQPPVLPVSTDSTPAADPT; encoded by the coding sequence ATGACTCTGCAATGGCATCACGGCAACCGCGATAAGATCCATCGGTTTATTGTGTTTTGGGTGGTATTGGCAGCGACCTTGCTGATATTCCTCCGCGGGTCGGAAATTGCTATCGCAGATGAAGGCCCCAACCTCGCACTATTTGGTCCTCCCTTACCTGAGAATTTCTACCCTCAGCAGCAACCCGCCGATCCTGAACTTGTGGACTTAGGTCGCAGCCTTTACTTTGAAAAGCGCCTGAGTAAAAACCAGGATATTTCTTGCAATAGCTGTCACCAACTCGATCGCTATGGCGTTGATAACCAGCCCTTTTCCCCTGGCCACAAAGGTCAACTTGGGGGACGAAACTCTCCCTCGGTTTATAACGCTGCCGCCCATGTGGCCCAGTTTTGGGATGGCCGTGCTGCCGATGTAGAAGCTCAAGCGAAAGGCCCCATTCTCAACCCCGTGGAGATGGCGATGCCCTCCGAGGCTCAGGTTCTCAAAGTCCTCAATTCCATGCCGGAGTATGTGGAAGCCTTTGCCACAGCCTTTCCCAATGATAAACAGTCTGTTACTTACGATCACTTGGGTCAAGCTATTGGTGCCTTCGAGCGAGGTCTCGTTACCCCTGCCCCCTTTGATCGCTATTTTGCAGGTGATCAAACCGCTTTAAATGCCAAACAAAAACGGGGTCTAACCCTTTTTGTGGATGCAGGCTGTGCCCAATGTCATAACGGCACTTATTTTGGCGGTAATACCTATCAAAAAGCGGGTCGAGTCAATCCTTGGCCCAATCAAGATGATCAAGGGCGTTACAAAGTAACGGGTGATGAGTATGACCGGATGCTGTTTAAGGTGCCTTCCTTGCGCAACGTGGCGAAGACGGGTCCCTATTTTCATGATGGTTCTGTTAAATCCCTGAAAGCGGCTGTGGTGCAAATGGCTAACACTCAGTTGGGTAAAGATCTCTCTAATGCGGAAGCTGGAGATATTGTCGCTTTTCTAGAATCTCTGACCGGAGAACCCCCTGCTGATTATATCCAGCCCCCTGTTTTGCCCGTCAGTACGGACAGTACTCCTGCAGCTGACCCGACTTAA
- a CDS encoding EAL domain-containing protein: MYLNRLIHFKTLLLLREAFTSLLPVVLVMNIVVLLSGLSDVLASQGVVAEGFINGNEVSRLYFFLVPFFLNISLSTLMAKEKELDQVSTVLISAVCFLRVSGFLFIDSTGQILSFQGSVITSVPATLVAVTLLHYFSRFSSLQFFRGRSEVSPVLQRTLNLLIPGLLTMLCCELVGHGFRLFFKAGVFSILFAALPKLQDIQEVILFKLISQLSWFFGIHGEYSADGLFRILNEIPSSQAGSIHFKVLHDVFMNIGGSGSTFVVPLAILSLPGSAPFKSIAQLSLPFALFNVNEILLFGLPIILNPLFLAPFLLAPLVNLAIALTAIHLGVFTISAPAINWMSPPLYSAYAVSGGSGGAVLTQLLCIAIDMSIYYPFLLLAKQQSKTPLDLRKRLHSDAYQFVNTEINRQEERRFITQKIDQVRGMEETQRLLQQLKGGQFLLYFQPKVDAKSKALVGLETLLRFQDAGGKITPPTFLPILYQQGLSKAVDQKVLSLVFDQIKQWRGDGQKLPQISINLDKDFLLDPPSVKAFIAQAKQEEIYFELEITEHTYTSEVQSLASVVRDLRAAGHQVSIDDFGAGYSSLTTLVSLEADSVKLDRKLVAAPEGESQRGQVLLQSSVKLCHDLGFAVVAEGVESLSQLQLVQHCGVDFVQGYYTGKPMPSDQVSRLFQA, from the coding sequence ATGTATCTGAATCGACTTATTCACTTTAAGACCCTGTTGCTATTACGAGAAGCATTTACTTCGCTCTTACCCGTCGTCTTAGTGATGAATATTGTTGTCCTACTGTCAGGTTTGTCTGACGTGCTGGCATCTCAGGGTGTCGTAGCAGAGGGTTTTATCAACGGAAATGAAGTTAGCCGACTCTACTTCTTCCTAGTTCCGTTTTTTCTCAACATTTCTCTGAGCACTTTGATGGCCAAGGAGAAAGAGCTTGATCAGGTTAGTACTGTTCTGATTTCAGCTGTTTGTTTTTTGCGCGTGTCGGGCTTCTTATTTATTGATTCAACCGGCCAAATCCTCTCTTTTCAGGGCTCCGTGATCACCAGTGTCCCAGCCACACTGGTGGCGGTCACGCTGCTCCATTATTTCAGTCGATTCTCGTCTCTACAATTTTTTCGAGGTCGATCTGAGGTGAGCCCAGTCCTCCAAAGAACGCTAAACCTCCTGATTCCGGGTCTATTGACAATGTTATGTTGTGAGTTGGTAGGTCATGGATTTCGGCTATTTTTTAAGGCCGGTGTTTTTAGCATTTTATTCGCAGCTCTACCTAAGCTTCAGGACATTCAAGAAGTCATTCTCTTTAAGCTGATTTCTCAACTCTCCTGGTTCTTCGGGATTCATGGTGAGTATAGTGCCGATGGTTTATTTCGAATTTTAAATGAGATTCCATCCTCCCAAGCCGGCAGTATTCACTTCAAAGTCTTACATGATGTATTTATGAATATTGGAGGCTCTGGCTCTACGTTTGTGGTGCCATTAGCAATTCTTTCCCTCCCCGGTTCTGCTCCCTTTAAATCCATCGCTCAGCTGAGTCTGCCGTTCGCCCTCTTCAATGTCAATGAGATTTTATTGTTCGGGCTACCGATCATCCTCAATCCACTCTTTTTAGCACCATTTTTGTTAGCCCCCCTGGTTAATCTGGCCATTGCTCTGACGGCAATTCATCTAGGGGTATTCACCATCAGTGCCCCTGCCATTAACTGGATGTCTCCTCCCTTATATAGTGCCTATGCGGTCTCTGGCGGATCGGGAGGGGCAGTCCTGACCCAGTTACTTTGTATCGCGATCGATATGAGTATCTACTATCCATTTTTGCTCCTGGCCAAGCAACAGTCGAAGACGCCATTGGATTTACGCAAGCGCTTGCACAGTGATGCCTACCAATTTGTCAACACAGAAATCAATCGCCAAGAAGAGCGACGCTTTATTACTCAGAAAATAGATCAAGTCAGAGGGATGGAAGAGACCCAACGCTTGCTGCAGCAACTCAAAGGTGGACAGTTTCTTCTGTACTTTCAGCCTAAGGTGGATGCCAAATCAAAAGCACTCGTGGGCTTAGAAACATTGCTTCGTTTCCAAGATGCAGGGGGTAAAATTACCCCTCCTACTTTTTTACCTATTCTCTACCAACAAGGGCTTTCTAAGGCCGTGGATCAGAAAGTGCTGTCGCTGGTTTTTGACCAGATCAAACAGTGGCGAGGGGATGGTCAAAAATTGCCTCAGATTAGTATTAACCTGGATAAAGATTTTTTATTAGATCCACCATCGGTAAAAGCTTTTATTGCCCAAGCCAAACAAGAAGAGATTTACTTTGAACTAGAAATCACTGAGCATACCTACACTTCGGAAGTGCAATCTCTAGCATCAGTGGTGCGGGACCTGCGAGCAGCAGGGCATCAAGTTTCAATTGATGATTTTGGGGCGGGCTATTCTTCCCTCACCACTCTAGTGTCTCTGGAAGCAGATTCGGTCAAATTAGATCGCAAACTGGTCGCTGCCCCTGAAGGGGAAAGCCAGCGGGGACAAGTGTTACTGCAGTCTAGTGTAAAGCTCTGTCATGACTTAGGATTTGCTGTAGTGGCAGAGGGGGTTGAAAGCTTGTCTCAGTTACAGTTAGTGCAGCACTGTGGGGTAGATTTTGTGCAAGGCTATTATACGGGCAAACCCATGCCTTCGGATCAGGTCAGTCGCTTATTTCAGGCTTAA
- a CDS encoding AsmA family protein, giving the protein MAKRALKILGGGVAIAVLALGIGWFSRNAILESALEGAIQDTTGVSTDVEGLNFQPFAGDLTIKAITLKNPQGFSTPHLVKVQNLDLDFQLSNLWQDQVELEALTVNGLDLKVEQQIPDNNLVKVVDTLQEKEQPESSGNEKVVKIGRLSIRNIKASIKVNAIIDLEENLDIDDIELTDVTSKNAEGKLSVAIANAVTTALLEKIPQDGLPINIDGDNPLKDLPIDDIPIDIEGLIP; this is encoded by the coding sequence ATGGCGAAGCGTGCTTTAAAGATTTTGGGTGGTGGGGTTGCGATCGCAGTTCTCGCATTGGGAATTGGCTGGTTCAGTCGCAATGCCATTCTGGAGTCGGCCTTAGAAGGGGCTATCCAAGATACAACGGGCGTGAGCACGGATGTAGAGGGTCTGAACTTCCAGCCCTTTGCCGGAGATCTGACCATTAAGGCTATTACCCTTAAAAACCCCCAGGGCTTTTCTACCCCTCATTTGGTCAAAGTCCAGAATTTAGATTTAGATTTTCAGCTGTCTAACCTGTGGCAAGATCAGGTCGAACTTGAGGCCCTGACCGTTAATGGCCTAGATCTGAAGGTAGAGCAGCAGATCCCCGACAATAATTTGGTGAAAGTGGTGGATACCCTGCAAGAAAAGGAACAGCCCGAAAGCAGCGGTAATGAGAAGGTGGTCAAAATTGGCCGTTTGAGTATTCGCAATATCAAAGCCTCGATTAAGGTGAATGCCATTATTGATTTAGAAGAGAATCTGGATATTGATGATATCGAGCTAACGGACGTGACCTCTAAGAATGCCGAGGGGAAATTGTCAGTTGCGATCGCAAATGCCGTCACCACTGCCTTACTCGAAAAAATCCCTCAAGATGGATTGCCTATCAACATTGATGGTGATAATCCCCTCAAGGATCTGCCCATTGATGACATCCCCATTGATATCGAAGGGTTAATTCCCTAG
- the gndA gene encoding NADP-dependent phosphogluconate dehydrogenase, with protein MSQQQFGLIGLAVMGENLALNVERNGFPIAVYNRTRAKTDAFMAERAQGRQVVAAFTPEELVASLVRPRRILIMVKAGAPVDAVIQQLKPLLEPGDALIDGGNSLYGDTVRRTEELEAVGLRYIGMGVSGGEEGALNGPSLMPGGTEAAYKDLSPILTKIAAQVDDGPCVTYIGPGGAGHYVKMVHNGIEYGDMQLIAEAYDLLKNVLGLSHTELHEVFSEWNTTDELNSFLIEITAEIFTYVDPGTQQPLVELILDKAGQKGTGRWTVMSALELGVPIPTITAAVNARITSSFKDERVKAAEILTGPTATFSGDKQAFIGKVRDALYCSKICSYAQGMALMSAASREFNFNLNLSEISRIWKGGCIIRAGFLDKIKSAFADDPALANLLLAPEFRQTILDRQQAWREVMATAAQLGIPVPAFSASLDYFDSYRRDRLPQNLTQAQRDFFGAHTYQRIDKEGTFHTEWTAINESNS; from the coding sequence ATGTCCCAGCAACAATTTGGACTAATTGGCCTCGCCGTTATGGGGGAAAATTTAGCCCTCAACGTTGAGCGAAATGGCTTTCCCATTGCTGTCTACAATCGCACACGAGCAAAAACAGATGCCTTTATGGCAGAGCGGGCCCAGGGACGACAAGTAGTCGCCGCGTTTACACCGGAAGAACTGGTCGCATCCCTCGTACGTCCACGACGGATTCTGATTATGGTCAAAGCTGGAGCCCCGGTGGATGCCGTAATTCAGCAGCTCAAGCCCTTGCTGGAACCCGGCGATGCTCTGATTGATGGCGGCAACTCCTTGTATGGGGACACCGTGCGACGCACAGAAGAACTGGAAGCGGTCGGCCTCCGGTATATTGGCATGGGTGTGAGTGGCGGTGAAGAAGGTGCCCTCAACGGTCCTAGCCTAATGCCCGGTGGTACAGAAGCTGCCTACAAAGATCTGTCCCCGATTCTGACAAAGATTGCTGCTCAGGTAGATGACGGACCTTGTGTCACCTACATTGGTCCGGGGGGTGCTGGTCACTACGTCAAAATGGTCCATAACGGCATTGAGTATGGCGATATGCAGCTGATCGCTGAAGCCTATGACCTGCTCAAAAATGTTCTAGGACTGAGTCATACGGAACTGCATGAGGTCTTTAGCGAGTGGAACACCACGGATGAGCTGAATTCCTTTTTGATTGAAATTACGGCTGAAATTTTCACCTATGTTGATCCTGGTACCCAGCAGCCTTTGGTAGAGCTGATTTTGGATAAGGCAGGCCAGAAAGGAACAGGCCGCTGGACGGTGATGAGTGCCTTGGAATTGGGTGTGCCCATCCCCACGATTACAGCAGCCGTCAATGCCCGCATTACCTCATCCTTTAAGGATGAGCGAGTCAAGGCGGCTGAAATCCTGACGGGACCCACTGCTACTTTTAGTGGCGACAAGCAAGCCTTTATCGGCAAAGTTCGAGATGCCCTGTATTGCTCTAAGATTTGTTCCTATGCTCAGGGAATGGCCTTGATGAGTGCGGCGTCACGGGAGTTTAATTTTAATTTGAATTTAAGTGAAATCTCTCGGATTTGGAAAGGGGGCTGCATTATTCGGGCGGGCTTCTTGGACAAAATTAAATCGGCCTTTGCTGACGATCCAGCCTTGGCCAATCTGCTGCTTGCTCCTGAGTTTCGGCAGACCATTTTGGACCGTCAGCAGGCTTGGCGGGAAGTGATGGCCACGGCAGCTCAGCTCGGGATTCCGGTCCCGGCCTTTAGTGCCTCTTTGGATTACTTCGACAGCTACCGTCGTGATCGCTTGCCCCAAAACCTAACTCAGGCCCAGCGCGATTTCTTTGGTGCCCATACCTATCAGCGGATTGATAAGGAAGGAACGTTCCATACGGAATGGACTGCCATTAATGAATCCAACAGCTAG
- a CDS encoding ISAs1 family transposase (programmed frameshift), with the protein MSHLIDTLKQVPDFRSAHGRIHPLWLLLLLMVMGMLAGYQGYRPLETFVSDYRQPLSELLGLESLEVPSHCTFRRVMKGLDFQALSHQFEAWMLSKAQTHSPDNYAASIDGKRIRQGLTDAKGKQRFVGLVSLFAVEAGITLKLEALTQEDNSEIKVVQALLETLQLDGLLITMDALHAQKTLEKIVASGNDYLVAVKSNQGRLYDHLQTYFECLKPMAEHIHSAQSRGRDEHRCIQVYEPVGIALQEWEAIRSVLCVQRWGTRKGKEYHNTAYYISSAATSPQHWQSLVREHWGIENRLHWPKDVVFGEDDYRLEDEQALLNWSVLRTIGINILRLNDYQSLKTAMTKLANRVDIIFSLLT; encoded by the exons ATGAGCCATCTAATCGATACTTTGAAGCAAGTCCCGGATTTCCGCAGTGCCCATGGCCGTATTCATCCGTTATGGCTGCTGTTGCTATTGATGGTGATGGGCATGCTTGCTGGATATCAAGGGTACCGTCCGTTAGAAACCTTTGTGAGCGATTATCGCCAGCCTTTAAGTGAGCTATTGGGGCTTGAGAGCCTCGAAGTTCCGTCTCACTGTACCTTTCGTCGAGTGATGAAGGGGCTTGACTTCCAAGCGTTGAGCCACCAATTTGAAGCATGGATGCTCTCGAAAGCCCAGACTCACTCTCCCGATAATTATGCAGCCTCCATTGATGGCAAACGGATTCGTCAGGGGCTGACAGATGCCAAGGGGAAGCAGCGTTTTGTAGGGTTGGTGAGTTTATTTGCGGTGGAAGCAGGCATCACCCTCAAGCTCGAAGCCCTCACTCAGGAGGATAATAGCGAAATCAAAGTCGTCCAGGCTTTGTTGGAAACCCTTCAACTCGATGGCTTGCTGATTACCATGGATGCCTTACACGCCCAA AAAACACTTGAGAAGATTGTGGCCTCGGGTAACGACTATCTTGTGGCGGTCAAATCCAATCAGGGAAGACTTTACGACCACCTCCAGACTTACTTTGAGTGTCTTAAACCCATGGCTGAGCACATCCACTCCGCCCAAAGTAGAGGACGAGATGAACATCGGTGTATACAGGTTTATGAGCCTGTCGGCATAGCCTTACAGGAATGGGAGGCAATTCGCTCTGTGCTTTGTGTCCAACGATGGGGCACTCGCAAAGGAAAGGAGTATCACAATACCGCCTATTACATCAGTTCAGCTGCCACCTCACCCCAGCATTGGCAATCTCTGGTCCGAGAACATTGGGGCATTGAAAATCGGTTGCATTGGCCGAAGGATGTTGTTTTTGGCGAAGATGATTATCGACTCGAAGATGAACAAGCACTGCTCAATTGGTCAGTGCTTAGAACTATTGGGATTAATATCCTGCGGCTAAACGACTATCAATCCCTCAAAACCGCGATGACTAAGCTTGCTAATCGGGTCGATATTATTTTTTCGCTGCTAACTTAA